Proteins encoded in a region of the Maridesulfovibrio bastinii DSM 16055 genome:
- the mnmE gene encoding tRNA uridine-5-carboxymethylaminomethyl(34) synthesis GTPase MnmE, producing the protein MGINSAGTIAAIATPAGEGGVGIIRISGPDALEIGTSLFISSNEKFEKFRPYVMHHGVITDSHVSEIDEVLAVYMPGPGSYTGEDVIEINCHGGRSILGAVLEAVLEKGARLAEAGEFTLRAFLNGRMDLTQAEAVAEMIHAPSRGAAQLAKVKLSGTLGLRIKELRESLEYLRAQLCVAVDFPEDELECLPLEELESGVSNACAEIKELLSGIDRTRAWREGGLVVISGKVNAGKSSLLNALLGRNRAIVTDIPGTTRDFIEETINLDGLQVRIVDTAGLRVTTDAVEQAGLEMGRELAGQADLVLLMIDGTLSLAENELDPELTSDSSRCLAVINKSDLERAADDPEKELERLGYETISISARTGKNIEPLSGIIREKILSGGREPDPDEVVPNMRQAETLKRAFDELVLLIDDIRLTIPYDLLGVRLETACSLLSEITGEITPAQVLDSIFSKFCVGK; encoded by the coding sequence ATGGGTATCAATTCAGCCGGTACTATCGCAGCCATAGCAACTCCAGCAGGCGAAGGCGGAGTAGGAATAATACGTATTAGCGGTCCGGATGCACTCGAAATTGGGACATCGCTTTTTATTTCTTCCAATGAAAAATTCGAAAAATTCAGACCTTACGTTATGCACCACGGAGTCATAACAGATAGCCATGTGTCTGAAATAGATGAAGTCCTTGCTGTCTATATGCCCGGACCGGGATCGTATACCGGGGAAGATGTTATTGAAATAAATTGTCACGGAGGACGGTCCATACTGGGGGCAGTGCTGGAAGCTGTTCTTGAAAAAGGCGCACGTCTTGCTGAAGCCGGTGAATTCACCCTAAGGGCTTTCCTGAATGGCCGTATGGATCTTACTCAGGCAGAAGCTGTTGCAGAAATGATTCATGCCCCTTCACGCGGAGCTGCACAACTTGCCAAGGTAAAGCTTTCCGGTACACTCGGGCTGCGGATAAAAGAGCTTCGGGAAAGTCTTGAATATCTCAGGGCGCAATTGTGTGTTGCTGTTGATTTTCCTGAAGACGAGCTTGAATGCCTGCCTCTGGAAGAACTTGAATCAGGGGTTTCCAATGCCTGTGCGGAAATAAAAGAACTCCTTTCAGGAATTGACAGAACCCGGGCCTGGCGCGAGGGTGGGCTTGTTGTTATCAGCGGTAAAGTCAATGCCGGTAAATCGAGTCTGCTTAATGCTCTTCTGGGTCGCAACAGGGCAATTGTTACTGATATTCCCGGTACTACCAGAGATTTTATCGAAGAAACCATTAATCTTGACGGCTTACAGGTTCGTATTGTTGATACCGCTGGATTAAGGGTTACAACTGATGCTGTTGAGCAGGCCGGTCTTGAGATGGGCAGAGAACTGGCAGGACAGGCTGACCTTGTTCTGCTGATGATTGATGGGACCCTCAGCCTTGCTGAAAACGAGTTGGACCCGGAACTGACATCGGATAGCTCAAGATGTCTTGCTGTTATAAATAAAAGCGATCTTGAGAGGGCTGCTGACGATCCTGAGAAGGAGCTTGAGCGGCTGGGTTATGAAACTATTTCAATATCAGCCAGAACCGGAAAGAATATCGAACCCTTATCCGGTATCATAAGGGAAAAAATACTTTCAGGAGGCAGAGAGCCTGATCCTGATGAAGTTGTGCCCAATATGCGTCAGGCAGAGACTTTGAAAAGGGCTTTCGATGAGCTTGTTCTACTTATTGATGACATTCGGCTCACTATACCGTACGACCTGCTTGGTGTGCGGCTTGAAACAGCATGTTCTCTGCTGTCGGAAATAACAGGTGAGATTACACCTGCTCAGGTTCTTGATTCAATTTTCAGTAAATTTTGTGTTGGAAAATAA
- a CDS encoding TIGR04282 family arsenosugar biosynthesis glycosyltransferase, which yields MQNILFFLKYPKAGKVKTRLGKDFGYKEAADIYSCFIADTLFKISVCEAAITVCADPYSSDIEGYKKLLGDDLKIIFQRGENIGKKMFNAFADIFNSGCRDAVLIGSDIPTLDAETIELAFEALSEGMPCLGPADDGGYYLIGLKSSQLDHQIFSDIKWSTESVLESTVSQMEKLKLSPVILPEKSDIDDIEDLKKLMAKHNFHEICPNTAAYLKKKADS from the coding sequence GTGCAGAATATACTTTTTTTTCTAAAATACCCTAAAGCAGGAAAAGTTAAAACAAGACTGGGGAAGGATTTTGGATATAAGGAAGCAGCGGATATATACAGCTGCTTCATAGCTGATACTCTTTTTAAAATCTCAGTTTGTGAGGCAGCTATAACTGTCTGTGCTGATCCATATTCATCTGATATTGAAGGCTATAAAAAACTGCTTGGCGATGATCTTAAAATTATTTTTCAGCGTGGCGAAAATATCGGTAAAAAAATGTTCAATGCCTTTGCCGATATTTTCAACTCAGGATGCAGAGATGCTGTTCTGATAGGCAGTGATATTCCTACTCTTGATGCTGAAACAATAGAACTGGCCTTTGAAGCTCTAAGTGAAGGAATGCCTTGTCTTGGCCCTGCTGACGATGGAGGATATTATCTAATCGGACTGAAATCCTCGCAACTCGACCATCAAATTTTTTCAGATATAAAATGGAGTACAGAATCAGTTCTGGAATCAACTGTTTCTCAAATGGAGAAGCTGAAACTGAGTCCGGTCATACTGCCTGAAAAATCCGACATCGATGATATCGAAGACCTGAAAAAACTTATGGCAAAGCATAATTTTCACGAAATCTGCCCTAATACGGCAGCCTACTTGAAAAAAAAAGCTGACAGCTGA
- a CDS encoding TIGR04283 family arsenosugar biosynthesis glycosyltransferase, translated as MFSLKNMNHLSLSVIIPVLGEQKNINTCISSLRDIFGEQCEIIVADGSADGSTIECIEDPKVKSIISKPGRAIQMNAAAAVATKKILLFLHADTTLPANAPEIILESSKLPWFTAGAFNLAFDNPHPLLRLTAFVGNIRSRIERIPYGDQAPFVKADYFHSSGGFPEIPIMEDVEFFSRIRKKRLLIIISRESVRTSSRRYRKTGIIKCFLRNWLLRLLYLVGTPPTRLAGMYKPNRDN; from the coding sequence GTGTTTAGCCTGAAAAACATGAACCATTTGTCCTTATCTGTTATTATACCGGTACTTGGGGAGCAGAAGAATATCAACACCTGCATTTCTTCCCTGCGTGATATTTTCGGTGAGCAATGTGAAATAATTGTCGCTGATGGAAGCGCAGACGGTTCCACCATAGAATGTATTGAGGACCCCAAGGTTAAATCAATTATCTCCAAACCCGGCAGAGCCATACAGATGAATGCCGCGGCAGCTGTTGCCACTAAAAAAATCCTACTTTTCCTGCATGCTGATACTACTCTGCCAGCTAATGCCCCTGAAATAATTTTAGAGTCTTCAAAACTGCCCTGGTTTACCGCAGGAGCTTTCAATCTGGCTTTTGACAACCCGCATCCACTACTTCGCCTGACAGCGTTTGTGGGTAACATCAGAAGTAGAATTGAAAGAATTCCATACGGAGATCAGGCCCCGTTTGTTAAAGCTGATTATTTTCACAGCAGTGGTGGTTTTCCTGAAATTCCAATAATGGAAGACGTAGAATTTTTTTCCAGAATAAGAAAAAAACGGCTGCTCATAATAATAAGCCGGGAAAGTGTAAGAACATCATCAAGGCGCTACAGAAAAACAGGTATAATCAAATGTTTTTTACGCAACTGGTTATTGCGGCTGCTCTATCTGGTCGGAACACCACCGACAAGACTTGCGGGAATGTACAAGCCCAACAGGGATAACTAG
- a CDS encoding pyridoxamine 5'-phosphate oxidase family protein yields the protein MKGLTTDREDIEKVMAQGDYLTLSVCDEKGIYNVPVNYGFRDNCLYIHSGKSGRKYQALLAGNEICFSVVADCSLRTGENPCKWGYLFKSVVGFGEPRLIENDEEKIRAFSIIMDQYGNGTWEFEPTSLKGTAVFEIPVTRISARIKE from the coding sequence ATGAAGGGTTTAACAACAGATAGAGAAGATATCGAAAAAGTAATGGCTCAGGGTGATTATCTGACCCTTTCTGTTTGTGATGAAAAGGGCATTTACAATGTCCCCGTGAATTATGGTTTTCGGGACAACTGTCTTTACATCCACTCCGGAAAATCAGGACGGAAGTATCAGGCACTGCTGGCAGGTAATGAAATCTGCTTCAGTGTTGTTGCAGACTGTTCGCTCAGAACAGGCGAAAATCCATGCAAATGGGGCTATCTGTTTAAAAGTGTTGTCGGATTCGGAGAACCACGCCTTATTGAAAATGATGAGGAAAAAATCAGGGCATTTTCAATTATCATGGATCAGTATGGCAATGGCACATGGGAATTTGAGCCGACGTCACTTAAGGGAACAGCCGTATTTGAAATACCTGTAACCCGTATTTCTGCAAGGATAAAAGAATAG
- a CDS encoding TraR/DksA family transcriptional regulator translates to MNKQNRKMIKEYLENRLAELIATAESRDTAVENCADDNEYASRLTEQKLNIVLREREAKLISEIESTLQRIDHYEFGECENCGSEIGIARLKAKPTTTLCVGCQAQMEEQQLDWVG, encoded by the coding sequence ATGAACAAACAGAACCGCAAAATGATTAAAGAGTATCTTGAGAACAGACTGGCCGAACTCATTGCTACAGCAGAATCAAGAGACACGGCTGTTGAGAACTGCGCTGATGATAATGAGTATGCCTCAAGGCTTACAGAACAGAAGCTGAATATTGTCCTTCGTGAACGCGAAGCAAAACTCATCTCTGAGATAGAGTCGACACTACAGCGTATTGACCATTATGAATTCGGCGAATGCGAAAACTGCGGTTCCGAAATAGGTATCGCAAGACTTAAGGCCAAACCCACAACGACTTTGTGTGTCGGCTGTCAGGCTCAGATGGAAGAACAGCAGCTCGACTGGGTTGGTTAA
- a CDS encoding class I SAM-dependent methyltransferase — protein sequence MSCTNYMEYWDKEGSQKNFSTPFQLEEFKSHVATDKKVLDVGCGYGRIMKKLIAAGYENVTGIEPSRSLRERASKESGDCKIVEFDGMTIPFNDSSFDAVVLAAVLTSIPRDEDQERLLAEISRVLKDEGILYVNDFLLNEDSRNLERYAKFHEKYGRYGIFELYDGGVTRHHSLDRINALFSGFKTVVFENIVYTTMNGNKSNGFYYLGRLG from the coding sequence ATGAGCTGTACAAACTATATGGAATATTGGGATAAAGAGGGATCGCAGAAAAATTTTTCAACTCCCTTTCAGCTGGAAGAGTTCAAATCACATGTTGCCACGGACAAAAAAGTTCTGGATGTCGGCTGCGGTTACGGGCGGATAATGAAAAAGCTTATTGCTGCCGGCTATGAAAATGTTACCGGTATTGAACCTTCGCGCTCTTTAAGGGAAAGGGCTTCGAAAGAGTCCGGGGATTGCAAGATTGTTGAATTTGACGGAATGACTATCCCTTTTAACGATTCTTCTTTTGATGCTGTGGTGTTGGCTGCTGTTTTAACCAGTATTCCCCGTGATGAGGATCAGGAAAGATTGCTCGCCGAGATAAGCAGGGTTCTGAAGGATGAAGGAATTCTTTATGTAAACGATTTCCTGCTTAATGAAGACAGCAGAAATCTTGAGCGATATGCAAAATTTCATGAAAAATACGGCAGATACGGTATTTTCGAATTATATGATGGCGGCGTGACCAGACATCACAGTCTTGACAGAATCAATGCGCTTTTTAGCGGATTTAAGACTGTTGTGTTTGAAAATATAGTCTACACGACAATGAATGGTAATAAATCTAACGGATTTTATTACCTTGGAAGACTCGGCTGA
- the malQ gene encoding 4-alpha-glucanotransferase: MKRSSGILMHFTSLPSRFGIGDIGPEAYKFSDFLAKSGQRFWQVLPITPTSSEAGNSPYSGFSAFAANPMLISPELMISFGLLTEEELQQYSLPDSNRVNFEKAEKAKEDLLRTAFDKVADELNSDNSFNTFIWENAYWVNDFAMFSALKLNFNNKAWTSWPEEVRDRSEDGLRYWGERLAREVLFVKFCQWIFFRQWGLLREHLAALGVELIGDVPIYVTHDSSDVWSNRHLFKLDDQGKPYCVAGVPPDYFSKTGQLWGNPVYNWERCEQEGFGWWLSRLRHNLGLYNWIRLDHFRGFAAYWEIPKDSISAIDGYWVEAPGHRLFEKLSADTGPLPIIAEDLGHITGDVIHLRDRFNLPGMNILQFSFGEDIATCGDSLHNHRRNSVVYTGTHDNNTNRGWIRINADETSRNNFLAYIGRNWLDESEVSWQMIRLCMSSVANLCIFQIQDLLNLDESARMNIPGLASGNWGWKMVSGDLTPVISEKMETLTELFGRTFNKN; encoded by the coding sequence ATGAAACGCTCAAGTGGCATACTGATGCATTTTACTTCGCTTCCTTCCAGATTCGGGATTGGTGATATCGGACCGGAAGCATACAAATTCTCTGATTTTCTGGCAAAATCAGGGCAGCGTTTCTGGCAGGTTCTGCCCATTACCCCGACTTCATCTGAAGCCGGCAATTCACCTTATTCCGGGTTTTCAGCTTTTGCAGCAAATCCGATGCTTATCAGTCCTGAGCTGATGATCTCTTTCGGTTTGCTGACGGAAGAAGAACTACAGCAGTACAGTCTGCCCGACTCGAACCGTGTCAATTTTGAAAAGGCGGAAAAAGCTAAAGAAGACCTGCTGCGAACAGCTTTTGATAAAGTTGCTGACGAACTGAACTCTGATAACAGCTTCAACACCTTTATCTGGGAAAATGCATACTGGGTTAATGACTTTGCCATGTTCTCAGCTCTTAAGCTGAACTTTAACAACAAGGCATGGACCAGCTGGCCTGAAGAAGTTCGTGACCGTTCTGAAGACGGTTTGAGATACTGGGGCGAACGTCTGGCACGGGAAGTTCTCTTTGTTAAATTCTGTCAGTGGATATTTTTCCGCCAATGGGGACTGCTTAGAGAACATCTGGCTGCGCTGGGAGTTGAACTTATCGGTGATGTGCCTATCTATGTCACCCACGACAGTTCGGATGTCTGGTCAAACCGACATCTTTTCAAACTTGATGATCAGGGTAAACCTTATTGCGTTGCGGGAGTTCCTCCTGACTATTTCAGTAAAACAGGCCAGTTATGGGGTAATCCAGTTTACAACTGGGAAAGATGCGAGCAGGAAGGATTCGGCTGGTGGCTGAGCAGACTGCGCCATAATCTCGGTTTATACAACTGGATAAGACTTGATCATTTCCGTGGGTTTGCGGCTTACTGGGAAATTCCGAAAGATTCAATTTCCGCAATTGACGGTTACTGGGTTGAGGCTCCGGGACACCGGTTATTTGAAAAACTCAGTGCCGATACAGGTCCTTTGCCGATTATTGCCGAAGACCTCGGACATATAACCGGTGATGTTATACATCTGCGCGATCGCTTTAATCTTCCGGGAATGAATATTCTTCAATTTTCATTTGGGGAAGATATAGCAACCTGCGGAGATTCCCTTCACAATCACCGCCGGAACTCTGTTGTATATACAGGAACGCATGACAACAATACAAACAGAGGATGGATCAGGATTAATGCCGATGAGACAAGCCGGAACAATTTTTTAGCCTATATCGGACGCAACTGGCTGGATGAGTCAGAGGTATCATGGCAGATGATCAGACTCTGCATGTCCTCAGTGGCAAATTTATGTATTTTTCAAATTCAGGATCTGCTGAATCTCGATGAATCTGCCAGAATGAATATCCCCGGACTGGCTTCCGGCAACTGGGGCTGGAAGATGGTTTCCGGAGACTTGACCCCGGTTATCAGTGAAAAAATGGAAACTTTAACTGAACTTTTCGGGAGAACATTCAATAAGAACTAA
- a CDS encoding alpha-amylase family glycosyl hydrolase, which produces MTLKPQGACFDSDGNCSFTIFAPENEELVLRLTQNRTKDYPMEYDNLGYHTIIIENCTDNASYCFIHNGETCLPDPASRFQPDGLTAPSRTLNHYKFDWHGDNFAGINPDEMIIYEAHIGTFTSAGNFSAAAEKLDHLAELGINTLLLMPTACFSGDRDWGYLSVFPFAVQPSYGTPSEFKEFIRICHQKNIAVVLEISLSSITPQGNMFCSLAPFGSSCHISKEGPDINFDGQFSYGIRDFYLQSCLSWLIDYHADGLKIACEDKIIDNSPIHFLSELSANVKEIEDRSSKKYLLATENSCGGLTSIRSREKGGYGFNALCSDDFHNAVFAAASKSQNGVYAEYGCSSRIAETLQKGRCFHGEFSKARHNFYGQPGEEEGKFIVYSLDHRLAGRNPGKSRTVKALGFRGAKLCAGATLLAPSIPLLFMGEELGAENCFHFFSSPYSKKLSETLLNARQNEVGIYNPETSIPDPEHPDAFAKSVLNWDNLKSEQCRYLFNLYRDLIALRKVNQALRIPAPARSQVINIQPDTFLMVRNRGANVQVVAAIFNFSDQEQSCNLSCYLPEKTAVPLMCSETETYGGQFQLPEILSPQKELVQPAKSFTVIKMVNAD; this is translated from the coding sequence ATGACTTTAAAACCGCAGGGAGCCTGTTTTGATTCAGACGGTAATTGCAGCTTCACAATCTTTGCTCCTGAAAACGAAGAGCTTGTCTTAAGACTAACTCAAAACAGAACCAAAGACTATCCCATGGAGTATGATAATCTTGGGTACCATACTATAATCATCGAAAACTGCACAGACAATGCCTCCTATTGTTTTATTCACAATGGTGAAACATGTCTGCCTGATCCGGCTTCACGCTTTCAGCCTGACGGGCTTACAGCTCCTTCACGCACGCTTAACCATTACAAATTCGACTGGCACGGAGATAATTTTGCAGGGATAAACCCTGATGAAATGATCATATATGAAGCCCATATAGGAACATTCACCTCTGCTGGAAATTTCAGCGCAGCCGCGGAAAAGCTGGATCATCTTGCAGAGCTGGGCATAAACACGCTGCTGCTCATGCCTACAGCCTGCTTCTCAGGAGACAGAGACTGGGGATATCTCAGTGTTTTTCCTTTTGCTGTGCAGCCCTCTTACGGAACGCCATCCGAATTCAAGGAATTCATAAGAATCTGCCACCAAAAAAATATCGCTGTGGTTCTTGAAATTTCTCTCAGCAGTATAACTCCGCAGGGCAACATGTTCTGCTCGCTGGCTCCTTTCGGAAGCTCCTGCCACATAAGCAAGGAAGGCCCGGATATAAATTTTGACGGACAATTCAGCTATGGAATCCGTGATTTCTATCTGCAAAGCTGTTTATCGTGGCTTATTGATTATCATGCGGACGGACTGAAAATAGCCTGTGAAGATAAGATTATAGACAACAGTCCCATACATTTTTTGAGTGAGCTCTCAGCCAATGTTAAAGAAATTGAGGATAGAAGTTCTAAAAAATATCTTCTGGCTACAGAAAATTCATGCGGGGGATTAACATCTATAAGATCCAGAGAAAAAGGTGGCTACGGATTTAATGCCCTATGCTCGGATGACTTTCACAACGCCGTATTTGCCGCGGCTTCAAAATCCCAAAACGGTGTCTACGCGGAATACGGATGCAGCTCCAGAATTGCCGAAACATTACAAAAAGGCAGATGCTTTCACGGTGAATTTTCAAAAGCCCGGCATAATTTTTACGGTCAACCCGGTGAGGAGGAAGGTAAGTTCATTGTGTACAGCCTTGATCACCGGCTTGCCGGAAGAAATCCCGGAAAAAGCAGAACTGTAAAAGCTCTGGGTTTCAGGGGCGCAAAGCTGTGCGCCGGAGCGACCCTGCTGGCACCGTCTATCCCGCTACTGTTTATGGGTGAAGAATTAGGTGCTGAAAACTGCTTTCACTTTTTCAGCTCACCATATTCAAAAAAACTTTCTGAAACCCTCCTTAATGCAAGACAGAATGAAGTCGGGATATACAACCCTGAAACCAGCATCCCTGATCCTGAACATCCTGATGCATTTGCAAAATCCGTATTGAACTGGGATAATCTAAAAAGTGAACAATGCCGGTACCTTTTTAATCTATACCGGGACCTGATCGCCCTGAGAAAAGTTAATCAGGCCCTTAGAATTCCTGCCCCGGCAAGATCACAGGTGATAAACATTCAACCGGATACTTTCCTTATGGTCAGAAACCGTGGTGCGAATGTTCAGGTTGTAGCTGCAATTTTTAATTTTTCAGATCAGGAGCAGTCCTGCAATCTGAGCTGCTATTTGCCAGAAAAAACAGCTGTACCTTTAATGTGCAGTGAAACTGAAACCTATGGAGGTCAATTTCAGCTGCCTGAAATTTTATCACCTCAAAAAGAGTTAGTTCAGCCAGCCAAATCCTTTACCGTAATAAAAATGGTTAACGCTGATTAA